In one Roseburia intestinalis L1-82 genomic region, the following are encoded:
- a CDS encoding ABC transporter ATP-binding protein, translated as MSKKLINLTGISKSYGDHVVLDDLNLYIRENEFITLLGPSGCGKTTTLRIIGGFEAPDAGSVVFDGKDITSLPPNERNLNTVFQKYALFPHMSIAENIAFGLRIKKKSKEYINDKIRYALKLVNLEGFENRSIDSLSGGQQQRIAIARAIVNEPKVLLLDEPLGALDLKLRQDMQYELIRLKNELGITFVFVTHDQEEALTISDTIVVMNQGYIQQIGTPEMIYNEPVNAFVADFIGDSNIINGTMIQDKVVEILGVKIPCVDEGFGCNTPVDVVIRPEDVEITEPGAGFMDGDIVSIIFKGVHYEISIMANGYEWLVHTTKMYPVGTHVGINVIPFNIQIMNKPESEDEEAVEIDA; from the coding sequence ATGAGCAAAAAATTAATCAATCTGACAGGTATTTCAAAATCCTACGGCGATCACGTCGTATTAGATGACTTAAATTTATATATCCGCGAAAATGAATTTATCACACTCCTCGGCCCTTCCGGCTGCGGAAAGACAACCACCCTCCGCATCATCGGCGGTTTTGAGGCTCCGGATGCAGGAAGCGTTGTCTTTGACGGCAAAGATATCACGTCCCTGCCGCCAAACGAGCGTAACTTAAATACTGTTTTCCAGAAATATGCCCTTTTCCCGCATATGTCAATCGCGGAAAATATCGCATTTGGTCTGCGGATCAAGAAAAAAAGCAAAGAATATATCAATGATAAAATCCGTTATGCACTGAAATTAGTGAATCTTGAGGGTTTTGAAAACCGCTCTATTGATTCTTTGAGCGGCGGCCAGCAGCAGCGTATCGCGATCGCGCGCGCCATTGTAAATGAACCGAAAGTTCTCCTTTTAGACGAACCGCTCGGTGCCCTCGACTTAAAGCTCCGCCAGGACATGCAGTACGAGCTGATCCGCCTGAAAAATGAGCTTGGCATCACGTTCGTATTCGTTACCCATGATCAGGAAGAAGCACTTACCATATCCGATACGATCGTTGTCATGAACCAGGGGTACATCCAGCAGATCGGTACACCTGAGATGATCTACAATGAGCCTGTCAATGCATTTGTTGCCGACTTTATCGGTGACAGCAACATCATAAACGGAACCATGATCCAGGATAAAGTTGTGGAGATCTTAGGTGTGAAGATCCCATGTGTCGACGAGGGATTCGGCTGTAATACGCCGGTCGATGTTGTAATCCGTCCGGAGGATGTCGAGATCACAGAGCCTGGTGCCGGTTTTATGGATGGTGACATCGTATCCATCATCTTTAAGGGTGTACACTATGAGATCAGCATTATGGCAAACGGCTATGAATGGCTGGTTCACACCACAAAAATGTATCCGGTGGGCACGCATGTCGGCATCAACGTGATCCCGTTTAACATCCAGATCATGAACAAACCGGAATCTGAGGATGAGGAGGCCGTGGAGATCGATGCGTAA
- a CDS encoding cupin domain-containing protein, with product MDIGKRMKELRIQYGLTQQELADRSELTKGFISQLERNQNSPSIGTLLDIIQCLGTTPAEFFTDEEPEQIVFEKDDYFEKISEDGNKMIEWIIPNAQKNSMEPVRLTLKPGGSSDTHLPHAGEEFGYVLKGTVRVFYGGRTYTVRAGESFYFQAGKKHRLENNGNRDAILIWVSTPPSF from the coding sequence ATGGATATCGGAAAGCGTATGAAAGAGCTTCGTATCCAGTACGGTCTGACACAGCAGGAACTTGCTGACCGCTCTGAACTGACCAAGGGATTTATTTCCCAGCTGGAACGCAACCAGAACTCTCCGTCCATCGGCACACTGCTTGACATCATACAATGTCTCGGCACAACTCCTGCCGAATTTTTTACGGACGAAGAACCGGAACAGATCGTATTTGAAAAAGATGATTATTTTGAAAAAATCAGCGAAGATGGAAATAAAATGATCGAATGGATCATACCAAATGCCCAGAAGAACAGCATGGAGCCGGTGCGCCTTACTTTAAAACCCGGTGGTTCCTCCGACACGCATCTGCCACATGCAGGCGAAGAATTCGGCTATGTATTAAAAGGAACCGTGCGTGTTTTTTACGGTGGAAGAACTTATACTGTCCGGGCAGGCGAATCTTTCTATTTCCAGGCGGGGAAAAAACATCGGCTGGAAAATAACGGCAACCGTGATGCCATCCTGATCTGGGTTTCCACACCTCCAAGTTTTTAA
- the udk gene encoding uridine kinase, translated as MAEAKNTILIGIAGGTGSGKTTLADKVVDSFGRDEVSILRHDNYYKRHDEMNYEDRSKLNYDHPDAFDTELLCEHIKELKKGKAIQMPVYDYTIHNRSDKTILVEPAPVIVLEGILIFAEPSLCELMDIRVFVDTDADVRILRRIVRDVKDRGRSLDSVINQYLTTVKPMHEQFVEPSKRRADIIIPEGGENAVALEMLIQRVRKHLEEA; from the coding sequence ATGGCAGAAGCAAAAAATACAATTTTAATTGGAATTGCAGGGGGAACAGGAAGCGGAAAGACGACGTTGGCAGATAAAGTGGTTGACAGCTTCGGACGTGATGAAGTCAGTATTCTTCGCCATGATAATTATTACAAACGCCATGACGAGATGAACTATGAGGATCGCTCAAAGTTAAATTATGATCACCCGGATGCGTTTGATACAGAACTTTTATGTGAACATATCAAAGAGCTGAAAAAAGGAAAGGCGATTCAGATGCCGGTCTATGATTATACGATCCACAATCGTTCCGATAAGACGATCCTAGTGGAACCTGCACCGGTCATTGTATTAGAGGGTATTTTGATCTTTGCAGAGCCGAGTCTCTGTGAACTGATGGATATCCGTGTGTTTGTAGACACCGATGCGGATGTCCGTATTCTGCGCAGAATCGTAAGAGACGTAAAAGATCGTGGACGTTCGTTAGACAGTGTCATAAATCAGTATTTAACGACGGTAAAACCGATGCATGAGCAGTTTGTGGAGCCGAGCAAACGGCGTGCAGACATCATTATCCCGGAAGGCGGGGAAAATGCAGTTGCGTTGGAGATGCTGATCCAGAGAGTAAGAAAACATTTAGAGGAAGCATAG